Proteins from a single region of Amycolatopsis sp. CA-230715:
- a CDS encoding riboflavin synthase, producing the protein MFTGRISETGVVEEVAGESVRIGAPKSAGSLEPGGSVCVDGVRLTVRDLDDRSFRATVTAETRRRSTFDTTADGARVNIETPLRLGDVLDGHLVQGYVDAVGKVVRVDAEGTGHRVWIRPPERMLNQLVGKAPIAVDGVSVTVAEVLRDRFSIVVLPVTASATGLGALAPGDRVNLEADLVARLVARRGAAAGREVEAVVTGLHWAGHVSGRTGVDKAVRQLAAGGGVVVWDPATEGEADVVFAGARLKPDAFRFLLTAVCGLPAVPCAPEVLDRLGIDPIPGDGDRHGTAFCVPVDLASAEGTGVSAAERAATVRRMADPTAVPADFLRPGHISPLRARPGLLGERQGHTEATVALCAAAGLPPVGVCCEVMNHDGTMAGAADAEVAAVRWGMPLVDLADLREWL; encoded by the coding sequence ATGTTCACCGGTCGGATCAGTGAAACGGGCGTCGTCGAAGAGGTCGCCGGCGAGTCCGTTCGAATCGGCGCGCCGAAGAGCGCGGGCTCGCTCGAACCCGGGGGTTCGGTGTGCGTCGACGGGGTACGGCTCACCGTGCGAGACCTCGACGACCGTTCGTTCCGCGCCACCGTCACCGCCGAAACGCGGCGGCGGTCCACCTTCGACACCACCGCCGACGGCGCCCGCGTCAACATCGAAACCCCGCTGCGGCTCGGCGACGTACTCGACGGGCACCTCGTCCAGGGTTACGTGGACGCCGTCGGCAAGGTGGTCAGGGTGGACGCCGAAGGCACGGGTCACCGGGTGTGGATCCGGCCGCCGGAGCGGATGCTGAACCAACTCGTCGGCAAGGCACCGATCGCCGTCGACGGGGTGAGCGTGACCGTCGCCGAGGTGCTGCGCGACCGCTTCTCGATCGTGGTGCTCCCGGTGACCGCGTCGGCCACCGGCCTCGGTGCGCTGGCACCGGGTGACCGCGTGAACCTCGAAGCCGATCTCGTCGCGAGGCTCGTCGCGCGCCGAGGCGCCGCGGCAGGGCGTGAAGTCGAAGCGGTGGTCACCGGGCTGCACTGGGCAGGGCACGTGTCCGGCAGGACGGGCGTGGACAAGGCGGTGCGCCAGCTCGCGGCGGGAGGCGGGGTCGTCGTCTGGGATCCCGCGACCGAGGGCGAGGCGGACGTGGTGTTCGCGGGCGCGCGGCTCAAACCGGACGCGTTCCGGTTCCTGCTCACCGCGGTGTGCGGATTACCGGCGGTCCCGTGCGCGCCCGAGGTGCTCGACCGGCTCGGGATCGACCCGATCCCCGGTGACGGCGACCGGCACGGCACCGCGTTCTGCGTCCCGGTCGACCTGGCGTCCGCGGAAGGCACCGGGGTGTCCGCGGCCGAACGCGCCGCGACCGTGCGGCGGATGGCCGATCCCACCGCGGTTCCCGCCGATTTCCTCCGCCCAGGGCACATCTCACCGCTACGGGCGCGGCCGGGCCTGCTCGGCGAACGGCAGGGGCACACCGAAGCGACCGTCGCGCTGTGCGCCGCGGCCGGGCTGCCCCCGGTCGGCGTGTGCTGCGAGGTGATGAACCACGACGGGACGATGGCGGGCGCCGCCGACGCCGAGGTCGCCGCCGTGCGCTGGGGTATGCCCCTCGTCGATCTCGCGGATCTGCGGGAATGGTTGTGA